One stretch of Hevea brasiliensis isolate MT/VB/25A 57/8 chromosome 12, ASM3005281v1, whole genome shotgun sequence DNA includes these proteins:
- the LOC110640545 gene encoding (S)-hydroxynitrile lyase — protein sequence MASAHFVLIHTICHGAWIWHKLKPLLEALGHKVTALDLAASGVDPRQIEEIGSFDEYSEPLLTFLEALPPGEKVILVGESCGGLNIAIAADKYCEKIAAAVFHNSVLPDTEHCPSYVVDKLMEVFPDWKDTTYFTYTKDGKEITGLKLGFTLLRENLYTLCGPEEYELAKMLTRKGSLFQNILAKRPFFTKEGYGSIKKIYVWTDQDEIFLPEFQLWQIENYKPDKVYKVEGGDHKLQLTKTKEIAEILQEVADTYN from the exons ATGGCATCCGCTCATTTTGTTCTTATTCATACCATATGCCACGGTGCATGGATTTGGCACAAGCTCAAACCCCTCCTTGAGGCACTTGGCCACAAGGTTACTGCACTGGACCTTGCAGCAAGCGGCGTTGACCCAAGGCAAATTGAGGAGATTGGCTCATTTGATGAGTATTCTGAACCCTTGTTGACGTTCTTGGAGGCACTCCCTCCAGGGGAAAAGGTGATTCTGGTTGGCGAGAGCTGTGGAGGACTCAATATAGCAATTGCTGCTGATAAATACTGTGAAAAGATTGCAGCTGCTGTTTTCCACAATTCAGTATTGCCAGACACCGAGCACTGCCCATCTTACGTCGTGGATAAG CTCATGGAGGTGTTTCCCGACTGGAAAGACACCACGTATTTTACGTACACTAAAGATGGCAAGGAGATAACTGGATTGAAACTGGGCTTCACGCTTCTGAGGGAAAATTTATATACCCTTTGCGGTCCTGAG GAATATGAACTGGCGAAGATGTTGACAAGGAAGGGATCATTATTTCAAAATATTTTAGCTAAGCGACCATTCTTCACTAAGGAAGGTTACGGATCGATTAAGAAAATTTATGTGTGGACCGACCAAGACGAAATATTTTTACCTGAATTTCAACTCTGGCAAATAGAAAACTATAAACCAGACAAGGTTTATAAGGTCGAAGGTGGAGATCATAAATTGCAGCTTACAAAGACTAAGGAGATCGCTGAAATTCTCCAAGAGGTGGCTGATACCTATAATTGA